Proteins from one Sarcophilus harrisii chromosome 2, mSarHar1.11, whole genome shotgun sequence genomic window:
- the NGB gene encoding neuroglobin, producing the protein METRRLSGPEQELIRESWQKVNSNPLQHGMILFTRLFDLEPDLLPLFQYNCRQFSSPQDCLSSPEFLDHIRKVMLVIDAAVTHVENLSSLEEYLTNLGKKHKAVGVKLSSFSTVGESLLYMLEQCLGSTFNVAMKEAWTQLYGAVVQAMSRGWNGE; encoded by the exons ATGGAGACCCGGAGACTATCGGGCCCAGAGCAGGAGCTGATTCGAGAGAGCTGGCAGAAAGTGAACAGCAATCCCCTACAGCACGGGATGATCTTATTTACCAG GTTATTCGACTTGGAGCCAGACCTACTGCCCCTCTTTCAGTATAACTGTCGGCAGTTTTCCAGCCCCCAGGACTGCCTCTCTTCTCCTGAGTTCCTGGATCATATCCGAAAA GTAATGTTGGTGATTGATGCTGCAGTGACCCATGTGGAGAACTTGTCCTCTTTGGAGGAATATCTCACCAACCTGGGCAAGAAGCACAAGGCAGTTGGTGTGAAGCTCAGCTCTTTCTCG aCAGTGGGTGAGTCCTTACTCTACATGCTGGAGCAGTGCTTGGGCTCCACCTTCAATGTGGCCATGAAGGAGGCATGGACACAACTTTATGGGGCTGTGGTACAGGCCATGAGCCGTGGCTGGAATGGGGAGTAG